From Simonsiella muelleri ATCC 29453:
TGCACTTGCAAAACGGCGCGCTGCTAAATAGCTTGCTTTCACAATACGGCTATGCAGAGAGTTGTTCAAGAAAGGGCGCGTATGAAGAAGCAGCCGATTTTTTTGAGCTTCTGTTGGGCGAATACCGAAAACTCCATATTTTGCCGCCAAGCGTGTTTGATGCTGGCGCAGAAGCTGCTGCTTTACGCAAGGCTGCTCAACCGATAAATGATGATTAAATTGGGATTGTTTCATTTTTAAAATTCCATAAAATCAAATAGTTAATAAAAACAATAGGCAAAAAAATATTATGCGGTCTGTTTTTCAGCAGGCTGCTTGCCGCGTTTGGGCTGAATATTGTTGGGCAATTTTGGCACTTTCAGGCTGCCTGAAAACAGTTTCAGCGAAAAGCCAACCAGTGCGCAAACCGTCAAAATAAACAACACAGGCAAAAGCAATTTCAACCACACCAAAACAGCCTGCAAAAACGTTAAATTCAAATACCAATCTAAAAAGCTCATGATTTTTCTCCACATTCGGGTTTGTTTGGGCAACGCTGGCAAGCTCGCCATTGCTGCATTTTTAGAGGATTGTGCGTAGGGGCAGACGATGTTGCCAATGCCACGCATTCGCTCATGACAATTACTTGATTTTGATGAGGACAATGCACTTGTGCGTAAATCGCAAGCACTTTATCGCGCACACGGTCGGTTTTACCTTTGTATTTTCGATTGATTATCAAGCTCAAAGTGGTTTTGCTGTAATTCAATTCATCTGCCACTACTCGCATGGTTTTTGTGGTAATCTGTTTCATTAACAACTCAAACCATTGTTCAGACATATAATCTTGCTCAATCATATTGCACGCCTTTCCTAAAAATCGGTGCGCTGGCAGGTGCAGATGGTGTCATACGCAGGCTGCCTTTACGTAAAGCATACTGCCCACCCCCACCCGAATGCTTCACAAAACCCAGCTCAATTACATTGTTCAAATAACGGCTCAACCGTCTGTCGGTGCAAGGGTGCGTCATATTGATGTGTGCCAACAAAGTGTCATAATCGCAACGGCGCAAAATCTTCAAAGTGCGCCACATCACGGCTTCAATCGGCTGTTCTTTCATGGTTTCGCTCCACGTTTTGGTACTTCGCCTTGATAAAACTCAAAGCCTTGCATTTTGCTCACGCTGGCTAAATTCGCATAATCATAACCATTCAAATCAGCCGCTTGCACCAAATTAACCAAATTCACGGTAACGCGCCTCACCGAGCCGTTCGCCATGTCCACAATTTGTTTCAACAAATCTGCTTCAATCCGCAAATTCGGCGCGTACACGCTCGCCAAAATTTCCGCGTCCGCTTGGCTAACTGGCTGCGCTGGAATCCACGACAACACGCGACCGTGAAACCGTTCAAACTTCTTCAATTTATTCGGCAACTGCTCTTCGCCTACCAACATAATCGGTGCTTGGCTGCCTTCATAAATATCGCGGACTAACTCAACCATGCCGTTTTTGTTCAACAAATAATCAGCTTCGTCCAAAATCAAAGGGCGTTGGCTGGCTGCCATTTGCTCACAAATCGCGTCCAAACACGCTGCTGCGTTTTTCGCAATTGGCAAACCCATTTCAAAACAAATCTTTTCCAGCAGCGTTTTCTTGCTCCACGCGCTGCGAATTTGCACATAATAGGATTGCGTACTGTTTGCGACCGCAATCGTGGCAGTCGTTTTGCCGTAGCCACTGGGTCCATACAACACGCCCAAAGCGGGCAAATCGTCCAAACGATTCGTCAAACGTTCCATTGCGACTTTAACCAAAGTCAAATTTGTAATTTCTGCAAATTTCATGGTAGAATACTCCACAAGTTGTTTAAAAAAGTTTTAGGGAACAGTCCAAACGCTACATTTGGACTGTTTTTTTCGTTTCAGGCTACCTGAAAACAGAGCAGCAACATCAAGCCACTTGTTTATTCATGACTTTAAATTCAGGCGTGCGCGTATAGCTTACCAACCAGCGTTGCGCCCGTTCAGGTTCGCGCAACAAATCCGCTTCCGACAAAGCCGCCAAGCGCGACCACTCTGCCCATCGTCCAGCTTCCGTATTCGGTAAATGCCAGCCTTCCGCGTCCAGTACTTCCACCGTTTTCGGCTCGGGCTTGATTTCAGCGCGTGGCAACAAAACCGCTTCTGTCTCACGCTTGGCTTGCGCCAAATCCACCACCAAACCACCCAAATTCACGCTGCTTTGATGTTCCAAAAGCACAGGTTTCCGCTCCGCTAAAACCTTATCTTTTTGTGCTTCAATGCGTTTGAGACGTGTTTCATCGCGTTTATCTTTGGCTTGTTCGCGTACCGATTTGGGGAAATAATCGGTGCTGTTGCCATGCCATTCAGCTTTACAGATAAAGCGTTGATTGTCATCAAATATCCACACAAATTCAGCGTCTTGCACATCATAGCCCACAATCACTTCCAAACCGTGAAACTCAGTTAAATCATGGCTAAAATAAACATTGTTAAACAATTTCACTTTGCCACGTTCCACAGTGCGAACAATTTGTGGTCTAAACAAATAAGCCACTTCATCTTCTGCCACTTTAATTGGTGGCTCGGACATTTCCGCCAATTTCATTTCCCAAAATTCATTGGGCGACAAATGCCGTTTCAGGCTGCCGTCTTTGGGCAAACTGCGGTGCGGTTTAGCGTTATAATCAGCAATCAGTTGTTCAATAAAACCTTTGAACTCGTCCCAAGTCGGTACAGGCGAATTGATGATATGCCCCTGCAACTTGATTTCCTTGCGCGTTTGCAAGAACATTTGCCGTTTGGCTTCGCCGTCCATGTCTTTGCCAATGTAAGTGGCAAACATCTTTGCCGCATGGGTAAACAACTGGTGCGACCGTTCAATAGCACCTTTGGCTTGTGCGTTGTAGGCAATGGAATGTTTCATCGTAATGCCCAATCGGTTCATCAAACCCACCGTTTCATCAGTCATCATGATGTTTTCAAATCCCTTGCCCCAGTCCACATACCAAATCGCAGGTATGGCAGTTAAACTGGAATGGCTCAATGCTTCCAACACCGTAAACCGACTTTCCGCAAACCCCACGCTCCAACCCACAATTTTGCGTGTTCCCACGTCCATAACCGTTGTGATTTCAGGGCGAAATGGCAAACCACTCAATGGATTCAACACTTCCCAATCCACCTGATGACCGTCTGCCGAATAAACTTCGGCAGGTTCAAGATGCCAAAAATCACGCACTTTATGGGGCAGAATGTTTTTCAACTCTTTTGCGCCTTTTCTGCCACGCTCACGTTTCACCACGCCCATTTTGCTTAACAAGCGTCTGGCTTGATGAATACTGGGCATCTCACCACCTTGCAGACGCCATTGTGCTTCAAACATTTTGAACGCCAAAGCCACACTGGGCTGGCTGGGCAAGTTGTAAAAACGGTAAAACACATCAAACCAAGTAGGGGCAACCATGTTTTTCTGTGGTACTTTGGGCATTAAACTTTCTGCCGTTTCGCGTTTGGCAAACCAGCGATAAATCGTGCGTTTATCAGGTAATTTGCCACCACCGCCGCGCTTATCACACGCCATCAGCATGGTTTTTGCCAACACTTCATATTCACCGCTTTTTGCCAAAGTAATTGCAGTAATAATGGCTTCTTCACGGCTAATGGGCTGATTTTGACTTTTGTGTTTTGCCACCAAATCATCAATCGCTTCCAACACCGCTTCACGCGCATCAGCTTGTTGCCGTTGTTTTTGGGTGCTGCCTGAAAGTGCTTCCTTGTGCGGTGTTGTTTCAGACAATTTAGGCAGGGGAATGGGGACATGAGCCATAACGTGCGCTTTATACAACTCACGAATTTGCTGCATGATTTCAGGCGGTGGGGCATATTCACGGCGTTTACCGCCTTTGCCGCCTTGACACGCTACTTCGCAAAATTGCCAGTTTTCTTTGGTTGCCTTGTAATGCCAGCCTTGTATGGTTGAAGGCACATTGTGTAGCCCCATTGCCAAAAGCTCTGTTAAAGCATAATGTGATTTCAATTCCATTTTCAGGCT
This genomic window contains:
- a CDS encoding AAA family ATPase, producing the protein MKFAEITNLTLVKVAMERLTNRLDDLPALGVLYGPSGYGKTTATIAVANSTQSYYVQIRSAWSKKTLLEKICFEMGLPIAKNAAACLDAICEQMAASQRPLILDEADYLLNKNGMVELVRDIYEGSQAPIMLVGEEQLPNKLKKFERFHGRVLSWIPAQPVSQADAEILASVYAPNLRIEADLLKQIVDMANGSVRRVTVNLVNLVQAADLNGYDYANLASVSKMQGFEFYQGEVPKRGAKP
- a CDS encoding Mu transposase C-terminal domain-containing protein — protein: MELKSHYALTELLAMGLHNVPSTIQGWHYKATKENWQFCEVACQGGKGGKRREYAPPPEIMQQIRELYKAHVMAHVPIPLPKLSETTPHKEALSGSTQKQRQQADAREAVLEAIDDLVAKHKSQNQPISREEAIITAITLAKSGEYEVLAKTMLMACDKRGGGGKLPDKRTIYRWFAKRETAESLMPKVPQKNMVAPTWFDVFYRFYNLPSQPSVALAFKMFEAQWRLQGGEMPSIHQARRLLSKMGVVKRERGRKGAKELKNILPHKVRDFWHLEPAEVYSADGHQVDWEVLNPLSGLPFRPEITTVMDVGTRKIVGWSVGFAESRFTVLEALSHSSLTAIPAIWYVDWGKGFENIMMTDETVGLMNRLGITMKHSIAYNAQAKGAIERSHQLFTHAAKMFATYIGKDMDGEAKRQMFLQTRKEIKLQGHIINSPVPTWDEFKGFIEQLIADYNAKPHRSLPKDGSLKRHLSPNEFWEMKLAEMSEPPIKVAEDEVAYLFRPQIVRTVERGKVKLFNNVYFSHDLTEFHGLEVIVGYDVQDAEFVWIFDDNQRFICKAEWHGNSTDYFPKSVREQAKDKRDETRLKRIEAQKDKVLAERKPVLLEHQSSVNLGGLVVDLAQAKRETEAVLLPRAEIKPEPKTVEVLDAEGWHLPNTEAGRWAEWSRLAALSEADLLREPERAQRWLVSYTRTPEFKVMNKQVA